The following coding sequences lie in one Alosa alosa isolate M-15738 ecotype Scorff River chromosome 21, AALO_Geno_1.1, whole genome shotgun sequence genomic window:
- the asb12b gene encoding ankyrin repeat and SOCS box protein 12b: MVLESAVTMSLMDISKIFSLLQPKEDEEDESNMLTQAVTGDDDRLLAELLGEERFRRCINSRSGWGIPGTPLRTAAALGHLRCLEVLLTHGAEVDSLDVKAQTPLFTAVSGKHLDCVTALLKAGADPNGSQYNNCSPVLTAAREGDVDILRELLDAGAEVDVRPKVPDWASNATACRGPLYISAVYGHLDCFKLLLLHGANPDFNCTEAKMLARIKQPKTVLEMCLRYGCGVEYVQLLIEFGANVYLPTLIIDKTTKQNEAVGILLAARVCPCTLMSQSRLAVRNYLPKANKMSAIDQLDIPPILRNYLKHVT, encoded by the exons ATGGTTCTTGAGAGTGCCGTCACCATGAGTTTGATGGACATCTCCAAGATCTTCTCTCTGCTCCAGCCCAAAGAGGACGAGGAGGATGAGAGCAATATGCTCACGCAGGCCGTCACCGGCGATGATGACCGCCTGTTGGCCGAGCTGCTCGGCGAGGAGCGTTTCCGCCGTTGCATCAACAGCCGCAGCGGCTGGGGCATCCCGGGCACGCCGCTCCGTACGGCTGCCGCGCTGGGTCACCTGCGCTGCCTGGAGGTGCTGCTGACCCACGGTGCAGAGGTGGACAGCCTGGACGTCAAGGCCCAGACGCCGCTCTTCACAGCGGTCAGCGGCAAACACCTGGACTGTGTAACGGCCTTACTCAAGGCCGGCGCCGACCCCAACGGCAGCCAGTACAACAACTGCTCGCCGGTGCTGACCGCCGCGCGGGAGGGCGACGTGGACATCCTGCGCGAGCTGCTGGACGCAGGGGCGGAGGTGGACGTGCGGCCCAAAGTGCCCGACTGGGCGTCCAACGCCACGGCGTGCCGCGGGCCACTCTACATCTCGGCCGTCTACGGCCACCTGGACTGCTtcaagctgctgctgctgcacggCGCCAACCCGGACTTCAACTGCACGGAGGCCAAGATGCTGGCCCGCATCAAGCAGCCCAAGACCGTGCTGGAGATGTGCTTGCGCTACGGCTGCGGGGTGGAGTACGTGCAGCTGCTCATCGAGTTCGGAGCCAACGTCTACCTGCCCACGCTCATCATTGACAAGACCACCAAGCAGAACGAGGCCGTAGGGATCCTGCTCGCTGCCAGAG TTTGTCCTTGCACCTTGATGTCACAGTCTCGCCTTGCTGTTCGAAACTACCTCCCAAAAGCAAATAAAATGAGTGCCATTGATCAACTGGATATCCCCCCGATTCTACGGAACTATTTGAAGCATGTCACTTGA